From the genome of Flavobacterium luteolum, one region includes:
- a CDS encoding GNAT family N-acetyltransferase produces MNTTYSFQIYKSASLLPVEWNSLAANNIFLTREYLEVLENSCPVNMTCHFIGLFEEKKLIGIVLTQFLFAEKLESFGERDKCLKTSVRNFALKNFASHVLFVGNNMLTGQNAFIFDKTIKESKAIKTLHKAINQLKKDLKESGRKVHITSIKDFTAKEIEPLQAEFKNNYTFSTQPNMIFKINENWKSEQDYIDALSKKYRDQYKRARKKSEGIVKQQMSLSDIKQYEDVIYDLYFHVAKNAPFNTFFLARNHFSFFKEIMGENFLLYGYFLDEKLIGFNTLIKNGDVMDTYFLGYDESMQREKMLYLNMLYDMIAYSIKKGFHEIVFARTALEIKSSVGAKPVKMYGLITHSNALINHNISRFFNYLEPKTEWQERNPFK; encoded by the coding sequence TTGAATACAACATATTCTTTCCAGATTTACAAAAGCGCATCATTACTGCCTGTAGAATGGAACTCGCTTGCAGCAAATAACATTTTTTTGACACGCGAATATCTCGAAGTGCTGGAAAACTCTTGTCCAGTAAATATGACTTGCCATTTTATCGGTCTTTTTGAAGAGAAAAAATTAATCGGAATTGTGTTAACGCAGTTCTTATTTGCAGAAAAACTCGAATCTTTCGGCGAGCGCGATAAATGTTTAAAAACTTCGGTGCGCAATTTTGCTTTAAAGAATTTTGCTTCGCATGTTTTATTCGTAGGAAACAATATGCTTACAGGACAAAATGCTTTTATTTTTGATAAAACAATCAAAGAATCCAAAGCGATTAAAACACTTCATAAGGCGATTAATCAACTAAAAAAAGATTTAAAAGAAAGCGGAAGAAAAGTTCACATTACGAGCATAAAAGATTTTACCGCAAAAGAAATCGAACCGCTTCAAGCTGAATTCAAAAACAATTACACGTTTTCTACTCAGCCCAATATGATTTTTAAAATCAATGAAAATTGGAAATCAGAACAAGATTATATTGATGCATTGTCCAAAAAATATCGAGATCAGTACAAACGCGCACGAAAAAAATCGGAAGGAATTGTAAAACAGCAAATGTCACTTTCTGATATTAAACAATATGAAGATGTTATTTACGATCTTTATTTTCATGTGGCCAAAAATGCTCCTTTCAACACTTTTTTTCTAGCTCGCAACCACTTTAGTTTTTTTAAAGAAATAATGGGAGAAAATTTTCTTCTGTATGGTTATTTCTTGGATGAAAAACTAATCGGTTTCAATACTTTAATAAAAAATGGAGATGTAATGGATACCTATTTTTTAGGCTATGACGAAAGTATGCAGCGTGAAAAAATGTTGTATTTAAACATGCTTTACGATATGATTGCGTATTCTATTAAAAAAGGTTTCCACGAAATTGTTTTTGCCAGAACCGCTCTTGAAATCAAAAGTTCTGTTGGTGCAAAACCTGTAAAAATGTATGGTTTAATTACGCACAGCAATGCTTTAATCAATCATAATATTTCGAGATTTTTCAATTATTTGGAACCAAAAACAGAATGGCAGGAGAGAAATCCGTTTAAATAA
- a CDS encoding DUF983 domain-containing protein, with translation MFKRGSKLNSIITGSCPKCQKESMYEDKNPLHLSKVLKMNEHCSHCGFKYQIEPSFFYGAMYVSYGLNVAVGIAAFIVSFVFFGATIEQSFITIILTLVVLFPFVLRLSRNLYINMFVSYDPKAGQE, from the coding sequence ATGTTTAAAAGAGGTTCCAAACTAAATAGCATAATAACAGGAAGTTGTCCAAAATGCCAAAAAGAAAGTATGTATGAAGACAAAAATCCGCTTCATTTAAGCAAAGTTCTCAAAATGAATGAACATTGCAGCCACTGTGGATTCAAATACCAAATTGAACCTTCATTTTTTTATGGCGCCATGTATGTAAGCTACGGATTAAATGTTGCAGTCGGAATTGCAGCTTTTATTGTCTCTTTTGTCTTTTTTGGAGCCACAATTGAACAGTCTTTTATTACAATCATATTGACATTAGTTGTATTGTTTCCTTTTGTACTGCGTCTTTCAAGAAACCTATATATCAATATGTTTGTATCGTACGATCCTAAGGCCGGTCAGGAGTAA
- a CDS encoding ABC-F family ATP-binding cassette domain-containing protein, producing the protein MLNIHNLSVSFGGTYLFEEVTFRLGAGDRVGLVGKNGAGKSTMLKMLAGDFKPDSGVISQEKDIRMGFLRQDIDFEQGRTVLEEAYEAFTEIKVVEKKLEEINHQLVTRTDYESEEYGQIIEDLSDYTHRFELLGGYNYVGDTEKILLGLGFKREVFNNQTETFSGGWRMRIELAKLLLQSNDVLLLDEPTNHLDIESIIWLENFLRNYPGVVVIVSHDKMFLDNVTNRTIEISLGKAYDFNKPYSQYLELRHEIREKQLATQKNQQKKIEETEKLIEKFRAKASKASMAQSLIKKLDKVERIEVDEDDNSVMNISFPVSKEPGKVVIEAEHVTKAYGDKTILKDISLLVERGSKIAFVGQNGQGKSTFIKALVNEFEYQGNIKLGHNVQLGYFAQNQVEYLDGEITLLQTMEDAATDTNRMKVRDMLGSFLFRGDDVEKKVKVLSGGERNRLALCKLLLQPINVLLMDEPTNHLDIKSKNVLKAALQKFGGTLLLVSHDRDFLQGMSNIVYEFKDQKIKEYLGDINFFLEQRNLENMREVEKKDVVKNAPAPKEKETSKLSYEDQKKGKALQNKLSKIESQIQQLEKQIQHDDKMLETNYDKHIEDASFFTAYNKKKQDLEQLLIDWEVVSEEIEGMNA; encoded by the coding sequence ATGCTTAATATACACAATCTTTCTGTTTCTTTTGGAGGAACCTATTTATTTGAAGAAGTTACTTTTCGTTTGGGTGCCGGCGACCGCGTAGGTCTTGTTGGTAAAAACGGAGCTGGTAAATCTACAATGTTAAAAATGCTGGCGGGAGATTTTAAACCAGATTCTGGGGTTATTTCTCAGGAGAAAGATATTAGAATGGGATTTCTACGTCAGGATATTGATTTTGAACAAGGAAGAACCGTTTTAGAAGAAGCGTATGAGGCTTTTACAGAAATTAAAGTTGTAGAGAAAAAACTAGAAGAAATCAATCATCAATTGGTTACTAGAACCGATTATGAAAGTGAAGAATATGGACAAATCATTGAAGATTTATCTGATTACACGCATCGTTTTGAGCTTCTTGGAGGTTACAATTATGTAGGAGACACAGAGAAAATTCTTTTAGGTCTTGGTTTTAAAAGAGAAGTTTTCAATAATCAAACAGAAACATTTTCTGGTGGATGGAGAATGCGTATCGAATTGGCTAAACTGTTATTGCAATCCAATGATGTATTGCTTCTGGATGAGCCTACTAACCACTTAGATATCGAAAGTATCATTTGGTTGGAGAATTTCCTTCGTAATTATCCTGGAGTTGTGGTAATTGTTTCGCACGATAAAATGTTCTTGGATAATGTAACGAATAGAACAATCGAAATCTCTTTAGGAAAAGCATACGATTTCAATAAACCATATTCTCAATATTTAGAGTTGCGTCACGAAATTCGCGAAAAGCAATTGGCAACTCAAAAGAATCAGCAGAAAAAGATTGAAGAAACAGAAAAATTAATCGAGAAATTCCGTGCAAAAGCTTCAAAAGCTTCGATGGCGCAATCCTTGATTAAAAAATTAGATAAAGTTGAAAGAATCGAAGTTGATGAAGATGACAATTCGGTAATGAATATTTCATTTCCAGTTTCAAAAGAACCTGGAAAAGTAGTTATTGAAGCTGAACATGTAACAAAAGCTTACGGAGATAAAACGATTCTTAAAGATATTAGTTTATTGGTAGAAAGAGGAAGCAAAATTGCCTTTGTTGGTCAGAACGGACAAGGAAAATCGACTTTTATTAAAGCTTTAGTAAACGAATTTGAATACCAAGGAAATATCAAATTAGGACATAATGTACAATTAGGATATTTTGCTCAAAATCAAGTTGAATATTTAGACGGAGAAATCACTTTACTGCAAACAATGGAAGATGCAGCGACTGATACAAACCGAATGAAAGTTCGCGATATGTTAGGTTCGTTCTTGTTTCGTGGAGATGATGTGGAGAAAAAAGTGAAAGTGCTTTCTGGAGGAGAACGTAACCGTTTGGCACTTTGTAAGTTGTTATTGCAGCCAATCAACGTGTTGCTTATGGATGAGCCAACGAACCACTTAGATATTAAATCTAAAAACGTTTTAAAAGCCGCGCTTCAAAAATTCGGTGGAACTTTATTATTGGTTTCTCATGACAGGGATTTTCTTCAAGGAATGTCGAATATTGTTTACGAATTTAAAGATCAAAAGATTAAAGAATATTTAGGAGATATCAACTTTTTCTTAGAACAGCGTAATCTAGAAAACATGCGCGAAGTTGAGAAAAAAGATGTGGTAAAAAATGCACCTGCTCCGAAAGAAAAAGAGACTAGTAAATTGTCTTACGAAGATCAGAAGAAAGGAAAAGCACTTCAGAACAAGCTAAGCAAGATCGAAAGTCAGATTCAGCAATTAGAAAAACAAATCCAGCACGACGATAAGATGTTAGAAACCAATTACGACAAACATATCGAAGATGCATCATTTTTTACAGCTTACAACAAAAAGAAACAAGATTTAGAGCAATTGTTAATCGACTGGGAAGTTGTTTCAGAAGAAATTGAAGGAATGAATGCTTAA
- a CDS encoding App1 family protein — MKPILQLYRGYANEQELIVMGHVFKREHKYNFENRKLKNATSILKLFRIKTIKNFDVYLHYNNEIIHTKTLDDGYFNFCIPLEKETHFGWMPYEVSLKYQNETTTCKGSFIRPHKGKLGIISDIDDTFLISHTNNIFRKIYILLFKNVNDRKVFNDVVAHYQALSSAGRNNTEEVNAFFYISSSEWNLYRFIAKFTRINKLPKAVFLLKDIKRGITDFFMSGRGNHDHKYEKIKHVVEFYPTLKYVLMGDDSQHDPILYERICKIFPVTVVAVYIRQTGKSPKKEVQKILRNLESLNVSVCYFRDSSKAIEHSKSIGIIK; from the coding sequence ATGAAACCAATTCTACAATTATATCGCGGTTATGCAAATGAACAAGAGTTAATTGTAATGGGGCATGTTTTTAAAAGGGAACACAAATACAATTTTGAGAATAGAAAATTAAAAAATGCCACTTCGATCCTTAAATTGTTCAGAATAAAAACCATCAAAAATTTTGACGTATATCTTCATTACAACAACGAAATAATTCATACCAAAACACTAGACGACGGGTACTTTAACTTTTGTATTCCACTAGAAAAAGAAACCCATTTTGGCTGGATGCCTTACGAAGTAAGCTTAAAATACCAAAATGAAACCACAACCTGCAAAGGCAGTTTTATACGACCTCATAAAGGGAAACTAGGAATTATATCAGATATTGATGATACTTTTTTGATTTCGCACACCAATAACATCTTTAGAAAAATTTATATCCTATTGTTCAAAAACGTTAACGATCGTAAAGTTTTTAATGATGTTGTAGCACATTACCAAGCATTAAGTTCTGCTGGAAGAAATAATACCGAAGAAGTAAATGCATTTTTCTATATTTCTAGCAGTGAATGGAATTTATACCGATTTATTGCCAAATTCACACGAATCAACAAACTGCCAAAAGCGGTTTTTCTACTAAAAGATATCAAAAGAGGAATTACTGATTTTTTCATGAGCGGAAGAGGAAATCACGATCATAAATACGAAAAAATTAAACATGTTGTAGAGTTCTACCCAACTTTAAAATATGTTTTAATGGGCGATGATTCACAGCATGATCCAATACTTTACGAAAGAATTTGCAAAATATTTCCCGTTACCGTTGTTGCGGTTTATATTAGACAAACTGGCAAATCTCCTAAAAAAGAAGTTCAAAAGATTTTGCGAAATTTAGAAAGTCTGAATGTTTCTGTTTGCTATTTTAGAGACAGCAGCAAAGCAATTGAACATTCTAAATCGATTGGAATTATTAAGTAG
- a CDS encoding diacylglycerol/lipid kinase family protein, with protein sequence MKKNILFVVNPISGDLDKSDLIDAVEEFAVTNHFDLKVYETTGKNDLKAIQSLYNESEPERIIVAGGDGTIKMVAEAMEDQDVIIGILPAGSANGLSVDLNLPTGIEENLKIAFLHHYIEMDMICINGKKSIHLSDLGLNANLVKNYEQSDVRGFWGYALQAFTTLKESEEPFVATISANNKTVEHVARMIVIANSQKYGTGVIINPNGAMNDGKFELVILKSLDLLLIGKIITGNMPIDSEDIVIISTDKAEIKTDYPVNFQIDGEYCGAQTSLEIHILHKQMKIAVP encoded by the coding sequence TTGAAAAAGAATATTCTGTTTGTGGTAAATCCTATTTCTGGAGACTTAGATAAATCTGATTTGATAGATGCTGTCGAAGAGTTTGCTGTAACCAATCATTTTGATTTAAAAGTGTATGAGACTACAGGGAAAAATGATTTAAAAGCAATACAATCTTTATATAATGAATCTGAACCAGAACGAATTATTGTTGCGGGAGGAGACGGAACCATAAAAATGGTAGCAGAAGCTATGGAAGATCAAGATGTCATAATTGGGATTTTACCAGCAGGTTCTGCAAATGGACTTTCGGTAGATCTAAATCTTCCGACAGGAATAGAGGAGAACCTTAAAATAGCCTTTTTGCACCATTATATCGAAATGGATATGATTTGCATTAACGGTAAAAAAAGCATTCATTTGAGTGACCTCGGATTAAATGCCAATCTGGTTAAAAATTACGAACAAAGTGATGTGCGTGGTTTTTGGGGATATGCATTGCAAGCTTTTACAACGCTTAAAGAATCTGAAGAACCTTTCGTTGCAACTATTTCAGCAAACAATAAAACGGTCGAACATGTCGCAAGAATGATTGTAATTGCCAATTCGCAGAAATACGGAACGGGTGTAATTATCAATCCGAATGGCGCTATGAATGATGGGAAGTTTGAGCTGGTAATTTTAAAGAGTCTTGATCTGCTTTTAATTGGAAAAATAATTACGGGAAATATGCCAATTGATTCTGAGGATATCGTAATTATCTCGACCGATAAAGCCGAAATTAAAACAGATTATCCCGTTAATTTTCAAATTGATGGGGAATATTGCGGTGCGCAGACTTCGTTAGAAATTCATATTCTGCATAAACAGATGAAAATTGCGGTTCCGTGA
- a CDS encoding DUF4440 domain-containing protein, with the protein MEGQIIELEKKYWHGVENNSYETVKNLTLFPCIVAGKNGIQSISEADFKNMFDSGQTNKIKVLNIYDVKEKLIAENTAVIGYRLDFEIVDQSQNAPIKCVCTSTWIKENNKWGCVMHTETELEIRS; encoded by the coding sequence ATGGAAGGACAAATTATAGAATTGGAAAAGAAATACTGGCACGGAGTTGAAAATAATAGCTATGAAACGGTAAAAAATCTGACACTGTTTCCTTGTATAGTTGCCGGAAAAAATGGTATTCAAAGTATCAGCGAAGCTGATTTCAAAAATATGTTTGACTCTGGGCAGACCAATAAAATAAAAGTGCTGAACATCTATGATGTAAAAGAAAAGCTAATTGCCGAAAATACTGCCGTAATAGGATATCGTCTAGATTTTGAGATAGTAGACCAAAGTCAAAATGCGCCTATAAAGTGTGTTTGTACATCTACTTGGATTAAAGAAAATAATAAGTGGGGGTGTGTAATGCATACCGAAACCGAACTGGAAATAAGATCCTAA
- a CDS encoding SMI1/KNR4 family protein, translating into MRKLTLSDRFFPHQYSRIENEMGIKIPDTIKYFISEYADLSVKENKFVNNDGKLFEISQFINYRLMYDFIKEFKEEGLGKKLPLAIDDGGWVFCISFDEECMGEILLYQMEMEWKTKNDAFELVANSFEEFINGLREETSVPL; encoded by the coding sequence ATGAGAAAGTTAACTTTAAGTGATCGGTTTTTCCCGCATCAATACAGTAGAATTGAAAATGAAATGGGGATCAAAATACCTGATACAATTAAATATTTTATTTCAGAATATGCAGATCTGTCAGTAAAGGAAAATAAGTTTGTAAATAATGATGGAAAGTTATTTGAAATTTCGCAATTTATAAATTATAGGCTGATGTATGATTTTATCAAAGAATTCAAGGAAGAAGGCTTAGGGAAAAAACTACCTTTAGCTATAGATGATGGAGGCTGGGTATTTTGCATATCTTTTGATGAAGAATGTATGGGTGAAATTCTGTTGTATCAAATGGAAATGGAGTGGAAAACAAAAAATGATGCTTTTGAATTAGTAGCCAATAGCTTTGAAGAGTTTATAAATGGCTTGCGAGAAGAGACCTCCGTTCCTTTATAA
- a CDS encoding leucine-rich repeat domain-containing protein, with protein MKIVFTLSLLFAFSLNVLADAVSDKEKEALIKLYHATNGLQWKNKWDLSLSVSTWYGVKAENGKVVALNLADNNLQGELPEAFYDLINLESLNLEKNKIEGGLSSSIFNLKELETLNIADNKLSGTIPSSICQLTKLKDLELFINKISGELPLEIGKLNQLEILAVCHNEINGKLPVSIYKIAGLKVLLLNNNKLSGNLTNEIINWSALENFSLFDNEFSGAIPQEIEKLGSLEELNLSYNKFTGEVSKKTALLDALNMTMMDENGNPFLLEINQENKLQ; from the coding sequence ATGAAAATTGTATTTACTCTTTCGTTATTATTTGCTTTTTCGCTAAACGTTTTGGCAGATGCTGTTTCGGATAAAGAAAAAGAAGCGCTTATAAAATTGTATCATGCAACAAATGGTTTGCAATGGAAAAACAAATGGGATTTGAGTCTTTCTGTTTCTACCTGGTACGGTGTAAAAGCTGAAAATGGAAAAGTTGTTGCATTAAATTTGGCAGACAATAATCTACAAGGAGAATTGCCCGAGGCTTTTTACGATCTTATAAATTTGGAATCGCTCAATTTGGAAAAGAATAAAATTGAAGGAGGTTTGTCTTCTTCCATTTTTAATCTAAAAGAATTGGAAACGCTTAATATTGCCGATAATAAATTGTCAGGAACAATTCCGTCTTCGATTTGCCAATTGACAAAATTGAAAGATTTGGAGCTTTTTATTAATAAGATTTCAGGAGAGCTTCCGTTAGAAATTGGAAAGCTGAATCAGTTGGAAATTTTAGCTGTTTGCCATAATGAGATAAACGGAAAACTGCCTGTTTCGATTTATAAAATCGCTGGACTAAAAGTATTGTTGCTGAATAATAATAAGCTGTCGGGAAATTTGACAAATGAAATTATTAATTGGAGTGCGTTAGAGAATTTTAGTTTATTTGACAATGAATTTTCGGGCGCGATTCCGCAAGAAATTGAAAAGCTTGGCAGTTTAGAAGAATTAAATCTTTCGTACAATAAATTTACAGGCGAAGTTTCAAAAAAGACAGCATTGTTAGATGCTTTAAATATGACCATGATGGACGAAAACGGAAATCCGTTTTTATTAGAAATAAACCAAGAAAATAAATTACAATAG
- a CDS encoding SDR family NAD(P)-dependent oxidoreductase produces MTKAKEEVIWITGASSGIGKSMAFECARLGYKVVLSSRRKELLDEVADSVRDSGGEALVIPCDIMQETSIENAVQQIIKEWGRLDVVVANAGFGIFGSIENLTAKDWNRQLQGNVTGLALTVKYALPHLKKNKGRIGLVGSVGAYLPNPNVGAYGASKAAVNSIGQTLQVELMGTGVSCTTMHPGFVVSEIARIDNDGIWHPEQSDPRPSNLMWPTDKAAKVMVKAVLKRKRNYIFTGHGKLAVWLQRWFPGVMRSIISKGPKSDL; encoded by the coding sequence ATGACAAAAGCTAAAGAAGAAGTAATATGGATAACAGGTGCTTCATCTGGCATTGGAAAATCAATGGCTTTTGAATGTGCAAGATTAGGATATAAAGTAGTTCTTTCTTCAAGGCGAAAAGAACTGCTCGATGAAGTTGCTGATTCGGTTAGAGATTCAGGTGGAGAAGCGCTAGTGATTCCGTGTGACATAATGCAAGAAACTTCTATTGAAAATGCAGTCCAACAAATCATTAAAGAGTGGGGGCGTTTGGATGTGGTTGTAGCCAATGCTGGTTTTGGCATTTTTGGAAGTATCGAAAACCTAACAGCCAAGGACTGGAACAGGCAATTGCAAGGCAATGTTACAGGATTAGCTTTAACGGTAAAATATGCACTGCCACATTTAAAGAAAAATAAGGGGAGAATTGGTTTGGTTGGAAGCGTCGGCGCTTATCTTCCTAATCCTAATGTAGGTGCATACGGTGCTTCAAAAGCGGCTGTAAACTCTATTGGCCAAACTTTGCAGGTTGAATTAATGGGAACGGGTGTGAGCTGCACTACGATGCATCCCGGATTTGTGGTTTCGGAAATTGCAAGAATAGATAATGACGGAATTTGGCATCCTGAACAGTCAGATCCGCGACCTTCAAACTTAATGTGGCCTACTGATAAAGCTGCAAAAGTGATGGTAAAGGCTGTTTTAAAACGAAAAAGAAATTACATCTTCACGGGACACGGCAAACTAGCAGTATGGCTGCAAAGATGGTTTCCTGGCGTAATGAGATCTATTATTTCAAAAGGTCCAAAATCAGATTTGTAA
- a CDS encoding PQQ-binding-like beta-propeller repeat protein, which translates to MKHKLIALLFVFAFANMSGQAPASKTNYTNSKLPAEEAVTNKSLKPLKKISLDDSSILIYDYDGSIFSWDLEVESIVWTVKASDAHTEMCANKITIHDGVVYIPFINGEIYAVDNGTGTIFWKSRIGNITDQIVLKDQTPIVANGKLFITAQNQNQSSNLYALDLKDGSLAWNYKLDTPNNDIEPLYFDNKIFTQSANNVYCFEANTGKLLYQKSFDEIMTGKPVTDGESIFIAGDKNWLYALKPNSLDVLWQFKIDENQNNVKERIVCHDKKLYFAAQGPEVSSIYAVDSKTGTQLWKTDFKGDNVEYIVKEVDNLWGYTRKKKLFELDLSNGEIAFEEKLTTLPISNIEFPADDNLLYYYCDAGLIQFDLKEKDENVYYMRTSIKDDAYSAYLKIIR; encoded by the coding sequence ATGAAACACAAATTAATAGCCCTTTTATTTGTATTCGCCTTTGCAAATATGTCTGGACAAGCGCCCGCCAGCAAAACCAATTACACAAACAGCAAATTACCTGCAGAAGAAGCTGTTACTAACAAGTCTCTAAAACCGCTTAAAAAGATTTCTCTAGACGATTCCTCAATTTTAATTTACGATTACGACGGTTCTATTTTTTCATGGGATTTAGAAGTAGAAAGCATTGTTTGGACCGTAAAAGCTTCAGACGCCCACACAGAGATGTGCGCCAACAAAATAACCATACACGATGGCGTTGTATATATTCCGTTTATTAATGGAGAGATTTACGCTGTAGATAACGGAACGGGAACTATTTTCTGGAAATCTAGAATAGGAAACATTACAGACCAAATTGTTTTAAAAGATCAGACTCCAATTGTAGCTAACGGAAAACTTTTTATCACTGCCCAAAATCAGAATCAGAGCAGTAATTTATATGCTTTGGATCTAAAAGATGGAAGCTTGGCTTGGAACTACAAACTAGACACTCCAAACAACGATATTGAGCCACTTTATTTCGACAATAAGATCTTTACCCAAAGCGCAAACAATGTGTATTGTTTTGAAGCTAATACAGGAAAACTGCTTTACCAAAAAAGCTTTGACGAAATCATGACTGGAAAACCAGTTACAGATGGTGAAAGCATTTTTATAGCGGGCGACAAAAATTGGCTTTATGCTTTAAAACCAAACAGCTTAGATGTTTTATGGCAATTTAAAATAGACGAAAACCAGAACAATGTTAAAGAACGCATAGTATGCCACGACAAAAAATTATATTTTGCAGCACAAGGTCCTGAAGTCTCCTCTATTTACGCTGTAGATTCTAAAACAGGAACACAGCTTTGGAAAACAGATTTTAAAGGCGATAATGTAGAATACATTGTAAAAGAAGTCGATAATCTTTGGGGATACACGCGCAAAAAGAAACTTTTTGAACTGGACTTATCAAATGGAGAAATTGCTTTTGAAGAAAAACTAACTACACTGCCTATTTCTAATATTGAATTTCCTGCCGACGACAACTTGCTTTACTATTATTGCGATGCAGGCTTAATTCAGTTTGATTTAAAAGAAAAAGACGAAAACGTATACTACATGCGCACTTCTATTAAAGATGACGCTTATAGTGCGTATTTAAAGATAATTCGATAA
- a CDS encoding NAD(P)/FAD-dependent oxidoreductase: MLDYLIVGSGLAGISFAEIALKNNKSILVVDDKSQNSSRIAGGLYNPVILKRFSEVWNAKEHLVLMNEFYEQVEDKLQEKFNFKMPILRKFFSIEEQNNWFAASDKINLAPFLSTKLITKKYQGIDSPYDYGEVLHTGYVKTGQLLESYKAYLKENNLLLEESFHSSFLEILDSGIQYKNIKARNIIFAEGFGLHKNPYFNYLPLDGTKGELFLIKAPDLKLDLIVNTSVFILPVGGDLFKVGATYNWHDKTDLPTEEGKQELLDRIREIITCDFEIVKHFAGVRPTVADRRPLVGTHEAYQSIHLLNGLGTRGVMLGPALAKMLYDNIENGTPIDREADIKRFHKRYLKSLTPDRP; this comes from the coding sequence ATGCTTGATTATTTAATCGTCGGATCTGGATTGGCTGGAATTTCTTTTGCCGAAATCGCCCTAAAAAACAATAAATCTATTTTAGTTGTTGATGACAAATCTCAGAATTCTTCAAGAATTGCTGGTGGCTTGTACAATCCAGTTATTTTAAAACGTTTCAGTGAAGTATGGAATGCCAAAGAACATTTGGTTTTAATGAATGAATTTTACGAACAGGTTGAAGACAAGCTACAAGAGAAATTCAATTTTAAAATGCCAATTCTTCGAAAATTTTTTTCAATAGAAGAACAGAATAATTGGTTTGCAGCTTCTGATAAAATAAACTTAGCTCCTTTTTTATCAACGAAACTAATTACCAAGAAATATCAAGGAATCGATTCTCCTTACGATTACGGAGAAGTTTTACATACAGGCTATGTTAAAACTGGACAGCTATTGGAAAGTTATAAAGCCTACTTAAAGGAAAATAATTTACTTCTTGAAGAATCTTTCCATAGTTCTTTCTTGGAGATTCTTGATTCGGGAATTCAATATAAAAATATTAAAGCTCGCAATATCATTTTTGCAGAAGGTTTTGGCCTACATAAAAACCCTTATTTTAATTATCTGCCTTTGGATGGAACAAAAGGTGAGTTATTTTTAATAAAAGCGCCAGATTTGAAATTGGATTTAATTGTTAACACCAGTGTTTTTATTCTGCCAGTAGGAGGTGATTTATTTAAAGTTGGCGCTACTTACAATTGGCACGATAAAACAGATCTTCCTACCGAAGAAGGAAAACAAGAGCTTTTAGATCGTATTAGAGAAATTATTACCTGTGATTTTGAAATTGTAAAGCATTTTGCCGGAGTTAGACCAACAGTTGCAGATAGAAGACCTTTGGTGGGCACTCATGAAGCATATCAATCCATTCATCTTCTTAATGGATTAGGAACACGCGGTGTAATGCTGGGACCGGCTTTAGCTAAAATGTTGTATGATAATATCGAAAACGGAACCCCGATAGATCGTGAAGCTGATATAAAACGCTTCCATAAAAGATATTTAAAATCTCTTACTCCTGACCGGCCTTAG
- a CDS encoding DUF1761 domain-containing protein, which translates to MQINFVALFIAAIVTLVTGFIWYSPKVFGTIWMKENNLTQEELRKGNMLKIFGLTYIFSLMITMTLMSLTIHQSGAIGMVGGPPLMDSAKPSFAAFMADYGMAYRTFKHGALHGFMSGLFFAFPLIGINGLFERKSWKYIFIHSGYWILTLTLMGGIICGFA; encoded by the coding sequence ATGCAAATTAACTTCGTTGCTTTATTCATTGCAGCCATTGTCACACTCGTAACTGGTTTTATCTGGTACAGCCCAAAAGTATTCGGAACGATCTGGATGAAAGAAAATAATCTTACTCAAGAAGAGTTAAGAAAAGGGAATATGCTTAAAATCTTTGGTCTTACGTATATTTTTTCTTTAATGATTACAATGACTTTAATGTCTCTTACTATTCATCAGTCTGGTGCAATCGGAATGGTTGGCGGCCCTCCTTTAATGGATAGCGCAAAACCTTCATTTGCCGCTTTTATGGCAGATTACGGAATGGCTTACAGAACTTTTAAGCATGGTGCGCTTCACGGCTTTATGTCGGGGCTATTTTTTGCTTTTCCGTTAATTGGAATCAATGGTTTGTTTGAAAGAAAATCTTGGAAATATATTTTCATCCATAGCGGATACTGGATTCTTACTCTAACTCTTATGGGCGGAATCATTTGCGGATTTGCTTAA